One stretch of Microplitis mediator isolate UGA2020A chromosome 9, iyMicMedi2.1, whole genome shotgun sequence DNA includes these proteins:
- the LOC130674170 gene encoding uncharacterized protein LOC130674170, giving the protein MKNATQKPDVLPIYLVTVNNTDDIAKLLKIKTIASFRIRWDPYRNIKKVPQCFRCQQFEHGITNCHNPPKCVKCPLSHLTSECPNSKDIPAICANCRGLHPASHRLCPKYIEHQKKVEQHQLNRKKTNNIDKAITPHHNQYPALPKIKTRHDSYIPTKMIHDIHIPTTQDINVQSAWANTTTGTKQIIQKPQWTTHISSSIAPRGNNIASDGISVSENDNIDMQSKTPYHYNKIQQVLELNELIIEIGKLKQICDIKQLIANVK; this is encoded by the coding sequence ATGAAAAATGCCACGCAAAAACCTGATGTTTTACCAATCTACCTGGTTACAGTAAACAACACAGATGATATCGCAAAGCTGTTGAAAATCAAAACGATAGCTTCCTTCAGAATCAGGTGGGATCCatatagaaatattaaaaaagtacCGCAGTGTTTTCGCTGTCAACAATTCGAACATGGCATCACTAACTGTCACAATCCACCGAAATGTGTCAAATGTCCTCTATCTCATCTGACCAGCGAATGTCCAAATTCAAAAGACATACCAGCTATCTGCGCTAACTGCCGAGGACTACATCCAGCAAGCCACCGACTATGTCCAAAGTACATCGAACACCAGAAAAAAGTTGAACAGCACCAACTAAATCGCAAGAAAACCAATAACATAGATAAAGCAATCACTCCACATCATAACCAGTATCCGGCACTCCCAAAAATAAAGACACGACATGACTCATATATTCCAACGAAAATGATTCATGATATACATATTCCAACTACGCAAGACATCAACGTGCAATCAGCATGGGCTAATACAACCACTGGAACGAAGCAAATAATACAAAAGCCACAATGGACTACACACATCAGCAGTAGTATAGCTCCAAGAGGTAATAACATCGCTAGTGATGGTATTAGTGTAAGTGAAAATGATAATATAGATATGCAAAGTAAAACACcttatcattataataaaatccAACAAGTATTAGAACTTAATGAACTAATAATAGAAATAGGTAAACTTAAACAAATCTGTGATATTAAACAATTGATTGCTAAtgtaaaataa